In Anopheles gambiae chromosome 2, idAnoGambNW_F1_1, whole genome shotgun sequence, a single window of DNA contains:
- the LOC1272934 gene encoding serine/threonine-protein phosphatase 6 catalytic subunit, producing MASDLDQWIEIVKQCKYLPENDLKKLCDIVCELLIEESNVQPVSTPVTVCGDIHGQFYDLEELFRTGGQVPDTNYIFMGDFVDRGYYSLETFTRLLTLKARYPNKITLLRGNHESRQITKVYGFYDECYTKYGNASPWKYCCRVFDLLTIAAIIEEQVLCVHGGLSPEIKTLDQIRTINRDQEIPHKGAFCDLVWSDPDDIDTWAESPRGAGWLFGSAVTRDFMEINMLKMICRAHQLVHEGINYQFDRKLVTVWSAPNYCYRCGNVASILEFKENDIDDPKVKIFKAVPNEERVIPSQRITPYFL from the exons ATGGCTTCGGACCTGGACCAGTGGATCGAAATTGTGAAGCAGTGCAAGTACCTGCCGGAAAATGATCTCAAGAAGCTGTGCGACATCGTCTGCGAGCTGCTGATCGAGGAATCGAACGTACAGCCCGTCAGCACACCCGTCACCGTTTGCGGCGATATCCATGGACAG TTTTACGATTTGGAAGAGTTGTTCCGCACCGGTGGCCAAGTGCCGGACACGAACTACATCTTTATGGGAGACTTTGTGGATCGGGGATACTACAGTCTGGAAACGTTCACGCGCTTGCTTACGCTAAAG GCACGGTACCCAAACAAAATCACGCTGCTGCGAGGAAACCACGAGTCGCGCCAAATCACCAAAGTGTACGGATTTTACGATGAATGTTACACGAAGTACGGTAACGCTAGTCCGTGGAAGTATTGCTGTAGAGTGTTTGACCTTCTAACAATTGCCGCG ATTATTGAAGAGCAGGTGCTTTGCGTTCACGGTGGCCTTAGTCCGGAAATCAAAACGCTCGATCAAATTCGAACTATTAACCGTGACCAGGAGATACCGCACAAGGGCGCATTTTGTGATCTGGTTTGGTCGGATCCGGACGACATCGATACGTGGGCGGAGAGTCCGCGCGGTGCCGGCTGGCTGTTCGGGTCGGCGGTGACGCGCGACTTTATGGAGATCAACATGCTCAAGATGATCTGCCGGGCGCATCAGCTAGTACACGAGGGTATTAACTACCAGTTTGACCGAAAGCTGGTGACGGTCTGGTCGGCACCGAACTACTGCTACCGCTGTGGCAACGTCGCCTCGATACTAGAGTTTAAAGAAAATGACATTGATGATCCAAAGGTGAAAATATTCAAAGCCGTCCCGAACGAAGAACGCGTCATACCAAGCCAGCGCATTACGCCTTATTTCCTGTGA
- the LOC1272933 gene encoding protein suppressor of forked produces the protein MTQQLKDQLKFDIEWGHERLVRAQQTVEVRPFDVESWSLLVREGQSRHVNEVRSLYESLVCVFPTTARYWKVYIEQEMKYRNYERVEKLFQRCLVKILNIDLWKLYLTYVKETKAGLSTHKEKMAQAYDFALEKIGMDLHSFSIWTDYIMFLKSVDAVGSYAENQKITAVRKVYQRAVITPIIGIEHLWKDYIAFEQNINPIISEKMSVERSRDYMNARRVAKELEIVTKGLNRNLPAVPPTVTKEEIKQVELWKKYIAFEKSNPLRSEDNALVTRRVMFAIEQCLLVLTHHPAVWHQAAQYLDQSSKLLVEKGDLNAAKVFSDEAANILERAINSVLSRNALLYFAYADFEEGRLKYDKVHQMYNKFLAINDIDPTLAYIQYMKFARRAEGIKSARAVFKKAREDVRSTYHVFVAAALMEYYCSKDKDIAFRIFELGLKRFGGSPEYVMCYIDYLSHLNEDNNTRVLFERVLSSGGLTPQLSVEVWNRFLEFESNIGDLSSIVKVERRRSAVLEKLKEFEGKETAQLVDRYKFLDLYPCSPSELKSIGYSETRGMLSVTGVKPPPAPVPEQPEQPQQLARPDFSQMIPYKPKPNAFPGEHPVPGGTFPQPAALAALCAILPPPVSFQGPFVSVDKIIEVFNRIQLPEVPPPPSDSTADSRLFELAKSVHWIVDDSTYASEGGLKRRRMAPGGEDSDDEAVAPAPPANDIYRLRQQKRFK, from the exons ATGACACAACAACTAAAGGACCAGCTTAAGTTTGATATA GAATGGGGCCATGAGCGATTGGTTCGGGCACAGCAAACGGTCGAAGTGCGACCATTCGATGTGGAATCCTGGTCGCTTCTGGTACGCGAAGGGCAAAGCCGGCATGTGAACgag GTTCGATCGTTGTACGAATCGTTGGTGTGTGTATTTCCGACGACCGCTCGGTACTGGAAGGTgtacatcgagcaggagatGAAGTACCGCAATTACGAGCGAGTGGAGAAGCTCTTCCAGCGGTGTTTGGTCAAGATCCTAAACATCGATCTGTGGAAACTTTACCTGACTTACGTGAAGGAAACGAAAGCTGGACTTAGTACACACAA ggAAAAGATGGCACAGGCGTACGATTTCGCGCTAGAAAAGATCGGCATGGATCTGCACTCGTTCTCCATCTGGACCGACTACATCATGTTCCTGAAGAGCGTCGATGCTGTGGGCAGCTATGCGGAAAATCAGAAAATAACGGCCGTCCGGAAGGTGTACCAACGCGCGGTCATCACGCCAATCATCGGCATCGAACACCTGTGGAAAGATTACATCGCGTTCGAGCAGAACATTAATCCGATCATATCGGAAAAGATGAGCGTGGAGCGGTCGCGAGATTACATGAACGCGCGACGCGTTGCGAAAGAGCTGGAAATTGTGACCAAGGGTCTGAACCGGAACCTGCCGGCCGTACCACCGACGGTAACGAAGGAAGAAATTAAGCAG GTGGAGCTGTGGAAAAAGTACATTGCGTTTGAAAAGTCCAACCCGTTGCGCAGTGAAGATAATGCGCTGGTAACACGTCGCGTTATGTTTGCAATCGAGCAATGTTTGCTCGTTCTTACACATCATCCAGCCGTGTGGCATCAGGCGGCTCAGTATCTCGATCAAAGCTCGAAGCTGCTTGTGGAGAAAGGG GATCTCAATGCGGCCAAGGTATTCAGCGATGAGGCGGCAAACATTCTGGAGCGTGCTATCAACTCTGTGTTGAGCCGCAACGCGTTACTCTACTTTGCTTATGCCGATTTTGAGGAAGGGCGGCTGAAGTACGACAAAGTGCACCAGATGTACAATAAGTTCCTCGCGATTAACGACATTGATCCGACACTG GCTTACATACAGTACATGAAGTTTGCGCGCCGGGCGGAGGGAATCAAATCGGCCAGAGCCGTGTTTAAGAAGGCACGCGAGGACGTGCGCTCCACCTATCACGTGTTTGTGGCGGCCGCACTGATGGAGTATTATTGTAGTAAGGATAAGGATATCGCTTTTCGGATATTCGAGCTGGGGCTGAAACGCTTCGGTGGTAGTCCTGAATACGTCATGTGCTACATCGACTATTTGTCGCATTTGAATG aGGACAACAACACCCGCGTCCTGTTTGAGCGGGTGCTCTCGTCGGGAGGACTAACGCCACAGCTGTCGGTCGAAGTTTGGAATCGCTTCCTGGAGTTCGAGTCCAACATTGGGGATCTGTCTAGTATCGTGAAGGTCGAGCGTCGCCGCAGCGCCGTGCTGGAGAAGCTGAAGGAGTTTGAAGGCAAGGAAACGGCGCAACTTGTTGATCGTTACAAGTTTCTTGATCTCTACCCATGCTCGCCGTCCGAGCTGAAATCGATCGGGTACAGCGAAACGCGAGGAATGCTCAGCGTGACCGGGGTGAAACCGCCGCCCGCACCAGTGCCGGAGCAGCCggagcagccgcagcagcttGCCCGGCCCGACTTCAGCCAGATGATACCGtacaaaccgaaaccgaatgCATTCCCAGGCGAGCATCCCGTGCCGGGTGGTACGTTCCCGCAGCCGGCTGCACTGGCCGCCCTGTGCGCTATTTTGCCACCGCCCGTAAGCTTCCAGGGTCCGTTCGTTTCGGTCGACAAGATAATAGAAGTGTTCAATCGCATCCAACTACCCGAAG TTCCACCACCGCCAAGCGATAGTACTGCCGATTCGAGATTGTTCGAGCTCGCCAAATCGGTCCACTGGATCGTGGACGATAGTACGTACGCGAGCGAAGGTGGCCTTAAGCGGCGGCGCATGGCACCGGGCGGAGAGGACAGTGACGATGAAGCGGTGGCACCAGCCCCGCCCGCCAACGATATCTACCGTCTAAGACAGCAGAAACGGTTCAAGTGA